GGTTTTCGATCTTTATGTTTCACTTGGAATTGGTACTTGAAACAGCTTCTTATATGCCTCATCTGTTTTATTGTTACAGAAGtttattcttgtacatatgaGATTTTATGACCTTGGAATTGCATAACAGAACTTTGGGACATTTAGATGCGGATGAACTGCTTTCAATTTTTGAACGGGGAGAAGATGGTGCCCCAGTCTAGGAAGTCTTCCTCAACTAGATCAAATAGCAGTAGATCAACAGATCGTGATAGGAGGGTATCTGAATCTGACTTCAACTCTTCATCAGACATGAGTGATTTTTTGGTAGGAAGGTCCCGGTTCGCTAGCTTGTCCCAGAGACGAAACAATTTCAGAATTTTCACCTTCGAAGAACTGAAACACGCTACGCGGAACTTTAGCCGCTCACTAATGATTGGAGAAGGCGGGTTCGGATGTGTTTATAAAGGTATAATCCAGAGTTCCAACGATCCAAGTACAACACTTGATGTTGCAGTAAAACAATTGAGCCGTGGAGGCCTCCAGGCAAGATACTTGCAGTTCTTTTATCTGATATTGCCAAAACTTTTTCCTTTTAATCTGAAATGTTTTTTGTCTGCCATATAATAGTTCTAAAAATTTCGCAGTGTTGCTTTAGGAAATCACATTTGTTGGGCATCTACAAGATCTGCAATGCGTGTGGTTTATCTCAAAAATATCAACTTCCTGATTAAACAATTTACTTTTGTTGGAAGTAAATTTGTGTTTAATGCAAGCTAGATACCATTGTAATATTGAGAAAAAATGAATCGTGATAAGGATAAATGTATTACTACCAGTAACTTTGGCCTAAACATTGATGTGTCGATTGTTATTCTAATTCAGCAGTAAGATTGATGGTTATACCTCGATTGATCTCACACTGGATGTGGGATAATGTTGCAATGTTTTATAAGAGTAAATGTATCACTATTGATATCAGAATATGGTGTGTGGATCCCAGTGTAATGGATAAGACATGGTAGTGACACATATCCTGATGCCACTATTGGGTTGGTCAACACATGCTGCATACTAGAGCATGAGAACACTCTATGTACAGGGCTTGGTATATCGGGCTAGAGAGATTTACTAACATTAACTTGAGTTTAATCATTTTGGGCCATTTGATTCCAAAATCATTGAATTAGTATGGTGAGATAAATGCTTCGGCACTAACACTCATTGAGATCAACACCTTGTGTGAAGTAAAGTGAATAGTAGCACTGTAAAATTTATGAGAAAAAAAGGGTCATGTGTACAATTTCTTCCCAAGGCCACCACATGTCatggctgttgttgttgttgtctgtATTATTTTGTCATGAAATGGGTTCGACAAATGCAAACTTGTTAAATATTCCCATAGGTTAATATGTCCCATAACATCCCCTTGTGGGAGAAAGACAGAAGTTTCGGTTGTAGGGGGACTAACCAATGATTTCGGCAATCTAGAGTATGTGCAAGGGTATACTGGGGAAGCTGTCTATTTAATTTAGAAGCTTCGTTGAGAATTATACTTATCTTTATGAATTTTTGCATGGTTAGAACACTTTTTTTGATGACTTAATTTAAGCATGGTCTGAAATACCTCTATTTTTTTTTGGATCTAATGTATCTTATTCTTACCTTGTGAATCCCATCCTTATTTTTTAGATCCATGTCATTGCTGGTAATTACCTAAAAGAAACAACTAGCTACTGATGATACCATATTGCTTTTCAGGGACACAAGGAATGGTTAACTGAAGTGGATGTTCTTGGGGTGGTTGAacatccaaatcttgtaaaactaatTGGCTACTGTGCTGAAAACGATGAAAGAGGAATTCAACGACTTCTCATTTATGAGTTTATGCCTAACAGAAGCGTGGAAGATCATTTATCAATTCGCTCCATCACAACTCTATCGTGGCCCATTAGACTTAAAATAGCACTTGATGCTGCTAATGGCTTGACATACTTGCACGAAGGAGGAGAATTTCAGGTGCTCTTCTTTCTCCTCATTCCATCTCTCATTTCTGCAATTTAATTGCAAACTGATATGCAGCTTCTTAGTGGTATAACAAAATGGTACATCTTACTATATTCTTATTATTTGAAGTGGCTTTGAACAAGTTTTTAGGGCTTTGACAAAAGAAATGTGAAAGGTTTGTAGGTAGTAATACATATAAAATCACTGTTTCAAAGATTGCTTACAACATACTCTCCAAATAAAGCCTTCATGTCAAAAAGTACATCATGGGCGATGCTGCAATATTTTAGAATAGTAATAGATATACATGTCAAATGCTTCCGTTTACATGTCTGATGCTTAAAACATGTTTGCAACATTTCATTGCCCAAAAGATCACATAATTGTCATCTTATTGCAATGAAGCTGAACATGAAAAAGAGCAATAATATTAATTCATTGTTGCAACAAAATGCAACATGGGGGCAATGATGAATTCACTAGAACCATAATGGATAGCAGATGGAGACTTGAATTATGAAAATTAAGGAATTGGCATTAGGATTTTGAAGTAGAAGCATAATCTGGGAAATATACCATACACCTGTTATTACCTTTGGAAGTACATATAAACACTaaattacatatatatgtatttataagcatgcatgcctgcctgcctgcctgctgTACATAAATTCGTAAGGACATGTATGTGTGCAAAC
The DNA window shown above is from Musa acuminata AAA Group cultivar baxijiao chromosome BXJ2-4, Cavendish_Baxijiao_AAA, whole genome shotgun sequence and carries:
- the LOC103982350 gene encoding serine/threonine-protein kinase PCRK1, which gives rise to MRMNCFQFLNGEKMVPQSRKSSSTRSNSSRSTDRDRRVSESDFNSSSDMSDFLVGRSRFASLSQRRNNFRIFTFEELKHATRNFSRSLMIGEGGFGCVYKGIIQSSNDPSTTLDVAVKQLSRGGLQGHKEWLTEVDVLGVVEHPNLVKLIGYCAENDERGIQRLLIYEFMPNRSVEDHLSIRSITTLSWPIRLKIALDAANGLTYLHEGGEFQIIFRDLKTSNILLDAHWNAKLSDFGLARQGPTDGLSHVSTAIVGTMGYAAPEYIQTGRLTAKSDIWSYGVVLYELITGRQPMDRNRPRKEQKLLEWVKPYTSDAKKFHLIVDPKIDDNYCLKQAMELSAVANKCLMRSPKLRPKMSDVLGMVQRIVCTENGTLRHPSSHFPEERSCREREGRGMDLKTRISDLKV